The Candidatus Binatia bacterium DNA segment CACTACCAGAGCAGGGGCATCAAGAAGGCGATTGCGGATGCCGCGGCCGAAGCGTGGAAGGCCGCGGACAAGACGCCTCCGCCGGCACTGGCGCAAGAGGCGGAGAAATATCTCGGCGAACAGGCCGAGATCAAGAAGGCCGCCGAGGAGTTCGAGCATCAGCGCGACGAGAAGTCCGCCGAGGCGGAAGAGCTGCTTCACCATCACCACCGCTACGCGGACGCCGTAGCGATGTTCCAGGTTTCGATCGCTCTCGGCGCGATCGCAGCACTCACGCGACAACGCTCCATGTGGATGGGTTCCCTGTTGGTCGGCACCGGCGCGCT contains these protein-coding regions:
- a CDS encoding DUF4337 family protein, whose amino-acid sequence is MPEESEIETEHLHEAIHEELEREGGSLLRRIALSTAIFAAFAAVAALEAGGTVNEALALKSDAARLQAQASDQWAHYQSRGIKKAIADAAAEAWKAADKTPPPALAQEAEKYLGEQAEIKKAAEEFEHQRDEKSAEAEELLHHHHRYADAVAMFQVSIALGAIAALTRQRSMWMGSLLVGTGALALLVLARVY